In a single window of the Bacillus clarus genome:
- a CDS encoding S8 family serine peptidase has translation MVQELYTYRAEKKVILQKQENQFVIRTNPDNLKKVDTLLDVEQVSPASFRITTDESNLDHLMNIAREMAPAHHAYYRIETNDEFLITDRIFVKFRKVISEEETTLFTSRYKLLLLEKYDDYNYLFQLTNATDMNPIKLIVKLMEEETIVESADHDLNHQMHTYDLEIPRDEAYSKQWHLHTHFRNTEYDSRSSTRCEDAWKLLGHFGSEDIVIGITDDGCKIDHPDFNSSNKFAGYGYFKDERLFTNSDSDFQKQQMYIKCKNHGTSCAGIVAAEVDAQFTVGAAPGCRLLPIKWESKEEGLFISDSKLMTVLNYIADKIDILSNSWGRSPERTWPTQVLDKITELATTGGRRRKGIIFLWAAGNENCPIEHNALVEVPYTDGWENGSWIGVKKAKNFHHSLVGIPGVIFIGALSSTAQRSHYSNYGSGLSISAPSSNLHEYFRMPVKGIPITTATGSIPVLHGACIPENVTSRFGGTSSATPLVAGIAALTISANPQLSALEVVSILKSTASKNLNFEGYPKTPPSPFDRDISWDISPIPPFDKGTFIDIGSNDGTWSPWFGYGRVDALDAVKAALKRRQEPII, from the coding sequence ATGGTACAAGAATTGTATACTTACCGTGCAGAAAAAAAGGTTATACTCCAAAAACAAGAGAATCAATTTGTAATTAGAACAAATCCTGATAATTTAAAGAAAGTAGATACACTCTTAGACGTTGAGCAAGTATCTCCAGCATCTTTTCGTATTACCACAGATGAAAGTAACCTTGACCATTTGATGAATATAGCAAGAGAAATGGCCCCAGCACATCATGCATATTATCGTATCGAAACAAACGATGAATTTCTTATTACAGATCGTATTTTTGTAAAGTTTCGCAAAGTGATTTCTGAAGAAGAAACTACTCTTTTCACTTCACGTTATAAATTATTATTACTAGAGAAATATGATGATTATAATTATCTCTTTCAGCTTACTAATGCTACTGATATGAATCCAATCAAACTAATTGTTAAGCTTATGGAAGAAGAAACAATTGTAGAATCAGCAGATCATGACTTAAATCATCAGATGCATACATATGATTTGGAAATTCCACGTGATGAAGCTTATTCCAAGCAATGGCATTTACATACGCACTTCCGGAATACAGAGTATGATTCACGTTCTTCTACAAGGTGTGAGGATGCCTGGAAACTTCTTGGTCACTTTGGTAGTGAAGATATTGTTATAGGTATTACGGATGATGGATGTAAAATAGATCATCCTGATTTTAATTCATCAAATAAGTTTGCTGGTTATGGATACTTTAAAGATGAACGTCTTTTTACCAACTCAGATAGTGATTTTCAGAAACAACAAATGTATATTAAATGTAAAAATCATGGTACCTCTTGTGCAGGGATTGTAGCAGCGGAAGTCGATGCACAATTTACTGTAGGAGCAGCACCGGGGTGTAGACTTTTACCTATTAAATGGGAGTCGAAAGAAGAAGGGTTATTTATAAGTGATTCTAAATTAATGACCGTTTTAAATTATATTGCTGATAAAATAGATATATTATCAAATTCATGGGGTAGAAGTCCTGAAAGAACTTGGCCCACTCAAGTCTTAGATAAAATTACGGAATTAGCTACAACTGGTGGAAGACGACGTAAGGGAATCATCTTTTTGTGGGCAGCAGGAAATGAGAATTGTCCAATTGAGCACAACGCTTTAGTTGAAGTGCCATATACTGATGGATGGGAGAATGGCTCATGGATAGGGGTAAAGAAAGCTAAAAATTTTCATCACTCTTTAGTTGGTATTCCTGGAGTTATATTTATAGGAGCGCTCAGCAGTACAGCACAAAGAAGTCATTATTCAAATTATGGATCAGGGCTTTCAATCTCAGCTCCTAGTAGTAATCTGCACGAATATTTTCGAATGCCTGTAAAGGGGATACCAATTACAACTGCAACAGGATCTATCCCAGTTCTGCATGGGGCCTGTATACCAGAAAACGTAACAAGTCGCTTTGGAGGAACCTCTAGTGCTACCCCTTTAGTAGCAGGGATTGCCGCTTTAACTATCTCAGCAAATCCTCAATTATCAGCTCTAGAAGTAGTTTCTATTCTAAAAAGCACAGCTTCTAAAAATTTGAACTTTGAAGGTTATCCAAAGACTCCTCCAAGTCCTTTCGATAGGGACATTTCATGGGATATATCACCAATTCCGCCATTTGATAAAGGCACATTTATTGATATTGGAAGTAATGATGGAACTTGGAGTCCTTGGTTTGGGTATGGCAGAGTAGATGCATTAGATGCGGTGAAAGCAGCTTTAAAACGTAGACAAGAGCCAATAATATAA
- a CDS encoding trypsin-like serine peptidase, producing the protein MKQLKKLDEFSLEELQQELKLRESTEETLVHANKTYNNDLQDYSTSDIYEAVREKQSVIYGTDDRKDIFKIVDEKILKDAESVVALFSDTDIIDNGDGTSTIQTQNFGEAKNLCSSEPFQDQPIGAFCTGFLVAPNIIATAGHCVHNNDLATIRFVFGFRMKDESNAETHIKNTEIYKGIKLIGRKQEEAGGDWALVQLDRAVENHPPVQIRRKDKMDDDQDLHVIGHPVGLPIKYAGGAKVRKNNKSAFFVADLDTYGGNSGSPVFNSNTHVVEGILVRGEDDFKEVNGCLISNVCNDDTHCRGEDCTRTTEIASHIPEDII; encoded by the coding sequence ATGAAGCAACTAAAAAAATTAGACGAATTTTCATTGGAGGAATTACAGCAAGAATTAAAATTACGAGAGTCTACAGAAGAAACTTTAGTACATGCTAATAAAACTTATAATAATGACCTTCAGGACTACTCAACAAGTGATATTTATGAGGCCGTTAGAGAAAAACAATCTGTTATCTACGGTACAGACGATCGCAAAGATATTTTTAAGATTGTTGACGAAAAAATTCTTAAAGATGCAGAAAGTGTAGTTGCTCTGTTTAGTGATACGGATATTATTGATAATGGCGATGGTACGTCTACTATTCAAACACAGAATTTTGGTGAAGCTAAAAATTTATGTTCAAGTGAACCATTTCAAGATCAACCAATTGGTGCATTTTGTACAGGATTTCTTGTTGCACCGAACATCATTGCTACAGCAGGACATTGCGTTCATAATAATGATTTAGCTACCATTCGATTTGTTTTTGGATTTCGTATGAAAGATGAATCGAACGCAGAAACCCATATTAAAAATACAGAAATATATAAAGGGATTAAACTTATTGGGCGAAAACAAGAGGAGGCTGGAGGGGATTGGGCATTAGTTCAACTTGATAGAGCTGTAGAAAATCATCCACCTGTTCAGATTCGTCGAAAGGATAAAATGGATGATGATCAAGATTTACATGTTATAGGACATCCAGTAGGACTTCCTATTAAATATGCCGGTGGAGCAAAGGTAAGAAAAAATAATAAATCGGCTTTTTTTGTAGCAGATTTAGACACATATGGTGGGAACTCAGGATCCCCAGTTTTTAATAGCAATACCCATGTAGTAGAAGGAATTTTAGTCCGTGGAGAAGATGATTTTAAAGAAGTTAATGGCTGTCTAATCTCAAATGTTTGTAATGATGATACACACTGTCGAGGAGAAGATTGCACAAGAACAACAGAAATTGCTAGTCATATCCCTGAAGACATTATCTAA
- a CDS encoding ABC-F family ATP-binding cassette domain-containing protein, with the protein MITVSNVSLRFADRKLFEDVNIKFTPGNCYGLIGANGAGKSTFLKILSGEIEPSTGDIHITPGERLAVLKQNHFEYEEFPVLETVIMGHTRLYKVMQEKNAIYMKEDFSDEDGMRAAELEGEFAELNGWEAESEAAILLKGLGIGEDLHDKKMSELTGAEKVKVLLAQALFGQPDILLLDEPTNHLDLKAIQWLENFLMNFENTVIVVSHDRHFLNKVCTHMADLDFGKIQLYVGNYDFWYESSQLALKLTQDANKKKEEKVKELQNFIARFSSNASKAKQATSRKKLLDKITLDDIKPSSRRYPFVGFTPEREVGNDLLTVEGLSKTIDGEKVLDNVYFTLNKGDKVAFIGRNDIAMTTLFKILMGEMEPDSGSFKWGVTTSQSYFPRDNSKYFENSEYNLVEWLRQFSPQDESESFLRGFLGRMLFSGEEVKKNVAVLSGGEKVRCMLSKMMLSGANVITLDDPTNHLDLESITALNNGLIAFKGTILFTSHDHQFVQTIANRIIEVTPNGVIDKEATYDEFLENEELQKQVDAMYKGK; encoded by the coding sequence ATGATTACAGTAAGTAACGTTAGTTTGCGTTTCGCAGATCGCAAATTGTTTGAAGATGTTAACATAAAATTCACGCCAGGTAATTGCTACGGTTTAATCGGAGCAAATGGTGCTGGTAAATCAACATTTCTAAAGATTTTATCTGGAGAAATTGAACCATCAACAGGTGACATACATATTACGCCAGGTGAGCGTCTAGCAGTATTAAAGCAGAACCACTTCGAATATGAAGAGTTCCCTGTATTAGAAACAGTAATTATGGGTCACACACGTCTTTACAAAGTAATGCAAGAGAAAAATGCAATTTACATGAAAGAAGACTTTAGTGATGAAGATGGCATGCGTGCTGCAGAACTTGAAGGTGAGTTCGCTGAGCTTAACGGTTGGGAAGCAGAGTCAGAAGCTGCAATCCTTCTAAAAGGCCTAGGTATTGGTGAAGATCTTCATGATAAGAAAATGTCTGAATTAACTGGGGCAGAGAAAGTAAAAGTATTACTTGCTCAAGCTTTATTCGGTCAACCTGACATTCTATTACTAGATGAGCCTACCAACCACTTGGACTTAAAAGCGATTCAATGGTTAGAAAACTTCTTAATGAACTTTGAAAATACAGTTATCGTTGTATCCCATGACCGTCATTTCTTAAATAAAGTGTGTACGCACATGGCTGACCTTGATTTCGGTAAAATTCAACTTTATGTTGGTAACTATGACTTCTGGTATGAGTCAAGTCAATTAGCATTAAAATTAACACAAGATGCGAATAAGAAAAAAGAAGAGAAAGTAAAAGAGTTACAAAACTTTATTGCGCGCTTTAGCTCAAACGCATCTAAAGCGAAGCAAGCGACTTCTCGTAAAAAATTATTAGATAAAATTACATTAGATGATATTAAACCGTCATCACGTCGTTATCCGTTCGTTGGTTTCACACCAGAGCGTGAAGTAGGAAATGACTTATTAACTGTTGAAGGTCTTTCTAAAACAATCGACGGAGAAAAAGTGTTAGATAATGTGTACTTCACTTTGAATAAAGGTGATAAAGTTGCATTTATCGGTCGTAACGATATTGCGATGACAACATTATTTAAAATCCTTATGGGTGAAATGGAGCCAGATAGTGGTTCATTCAAATGGGGTGTTACAACATCTCAATCGTACTTCCCAAGAGACAACTCTAAGTACTTTGAGAACAGTGAGTACAACTTAGTTGAATGGTTACGCCAATTCTCTCCACAAGATGAATCAGAAAGTTTCTTACGTGGTTTCTTAGGCCGTATGTTATTCTCTGGTGAAGAAGTAAAGAAAAACGTTGCTGTATTATCTGGAGGAGAAAAAGTTCGTTGTATGCTATCTAAAATGATGTTAAGTGGTGCGAACGTAATCACACTTGACGATCCAACGAACCATTTAGACCTTGAGTCTATTACTGCATTAAACAATGGTCTAATCGCATTCAAAGGAACAATTTTATTCACATCTCATGACCATCAGTTCGTACAAACAATTGCAAACCGTATTATCGAAGTAACACCAAACGGTGTAATCGATAAGGAAGCAACGTACGATGAGTTCTTAGAAAATGAAGAACTTCAAAAACAAGTAGATGCAATGTATAAAGGTAAATAA
- a CDS encoding endonuclease I family protein — protein sequence MTQNQSNIPEDEFSTLLMSKSEQIEILNQLSKNKENIEKDTKEYFDEEAEKLTLDTYYKTINFEQLNPQELFKVLQHLLENTHNPVKYNPARFLYNWVDLQSNGKLKSIYSGKIRNPEEVITEDFNIITKRKNELDTLVANESFKKDELENHKKRIEHNNKLNCEHVVPQSWFNKQEPMRGDLHHLFACDPPCNSMRSNYPYHDFLDYEGENEIKGIRQECGKEERHLFEPEYAKGIVARATLYFLLRYPNKITNDREIEINIELLLKWHEKYPVSIYEKHRNQSIQEIQGNRNPLIDFPIHARKIDFSVISS from the coding sequence ATGACACAAAATCAATCAAATATTCCAGAGGATGAATTTTCAACCTTATTAATGAGTAAAAGTGAACAAATAGAAATTCTAAATCAACTTAGTAAAAACAAAGAAAATATTGAAAAAGATACAAAAGAATACTTTGATGAAGAAGCAGAGAAACTTACTTTAGATACCTACTATAAAACGATTAATTTTGAGCAATTAAACCCTCAAGAATTATTTAAAGTTTTACAACATTTGTTAGAAAATACACATAATCCAGTTAAGTACAATCCAGCTCGATTTTTATATAATTGGGTAGATTTGCAATCGAATGGAAAGCTCAAAAGTATTTACTCTGGAAAGATTAGAAATCCTGAGGAAGTTATTACTGAAGACTTTAACATAATAACAAAAAGAAAAAATGAATTAGATACACTAGTCGCAAATGAATCATTTAAAAAAGATGAGCTAGAAAATCACAAAAAGCGTATTGAACACAATAATAAACTTAACTGTGAACATGTAGTACCACAATCATGGTTTAATAAACAAGAGCCAATGAGAGGTGATTTACATCATTTATTCGCTTGTGATCCACCATGTAATTCAATGAGAAGTAACTATCCCTACCATGATTTCTTAGACTATGAAGGTGAGAATGAAATAAAAGGTATTAGACAAGAGTGTGGAAAAGAAGAAAGACATTTATTCGAGCCTGAATACGCTAAAGGTATAGTAGCTCGGGCTACTTTATACTTTTTGCTAAGGTATCCAAATAAAATAACAAACGATCGAGAAATAGAAATTAATATTGAATTATTACTTAAATGGCATGAAAAATACCCGGTGAGTATTTATGAAAAGCATCGAAATCAAAGTATTCAAGAGATTCAAGGGAATAGAAACCCCCTTATAGATTTTCCAATTCATGCTCGTAAGATTGATTTTTCAGTAATCTCTTCTTGA
- a CDS encoding S8 family peptidase, whose amino-acid sequence MKNELIIISSSQTNLDMNKKEGAFISSSDYMFENVLANEEINIQPLFDINSIANKNLLTLEVNKETQELSKFYKAFVPDEQIEDLVVKLLNNSEIEGAYIKPSAELSRLATNTLVNDSTNSVISFINNQGYLGNAPEGINVHSAWNLPGGKGAGVNIIDIEGAWRFSHEDLKDNQGGVIDNSSVADLHLRNHGTSVLGVMSGDDNSFGITGICPEAKIRAISVFDKNGNISEKSTSNAIVQAANLLKSGDIILIEIHRPGPRFHFQSPKGQSGYIPIEWWPDDLAAIQYATSRGIVVVEAGGNGSENLDDPLYNKPAVGFPSTWTNPFNRKSSDSGAIVVGAGAPPPGTHGRNHGPDRSRLFFSNYGSMFDAQGWGDEVTTTGGINQSQGDLQGGSNEDTWYTDKFNGTSSAAPIIAGTIACLQGILLARNKAPLTPRNMRNLLRNTGSLQQDASMSPKTQRIGNRPNLEQLIRALK is encoded by the coding sequence TTGAAAAATGAACTTATTATAATTTCAAGTTCACAGACTAACTTAGATATGAATAAGAAGGAAGGTGCATTTATATCAAGTTCTGATTATATGTTTGAAAATGTTTTAGCTAATGAGGAAATTAATATTCAACCTTTATTTGATATTAATTCAATAGCTAATAAGAATCTTTTAACGCTAGAAGTAAATAAGGAAACACAAGAACTATCTAAGTTTTATAAAGCCTTCGTCCCAGATGAGCAAATTGAAGATTTAGTTGTGAAACTTCTTAATAACTCGGAAATTGAAGGTGCTTACATAAAGCCTTCAGCTGAGTTATCCCGACTAGCTACGAATACTCTTGTGAATGATAGTACCAATAGTGTAATTAGTTTTATAAATAACCAAGGTTATTTAGGAAATGCTCCAGAAGGAATAAATGTACACTCAGCTTGGAATCTTCCAGGAGGAAAAGGAGCTGGGGTAAATATTATTGATATCGAAGGCGCGTGGCGTTTCTCTCATGAAGACCTAAAAGATAATCAGGGTGGTGTTATAGATAATAGTTCTGTAGCAGACTTGCATTTGAGAAATCATGGTACATCCGTTCTAGGAGTAATGAGTGGAGATGATAATTCTTTTGGTATCACAGGCATATGTCCAGAAGCCAAAATACGAGCAATATCTGTATTTGATAAGAATGGCAATATAAGCGAAAAAAGCACATCCAATGCAATTGTACAAGCTGCGAATCTACTTAAATCGGGAGACATTATTTTAATTGAAATTCATCGCCCAGGACCTCGATTTCATTTTCAATCTCCAAAAGGGCAAAGTGGTTATATTCCAATTGAATGGTGGCCTGATGATCTTGCAGCGATACAATACGCTACATCTCGTGGAATTGTGGTTGTAGAAGCTGGTGGTAATGGATCAGAAAATCTTGATGATCCCCTATATAACAAACCGGCAGTAGGCTTTCCTAGTACATGGACAAATCCATTCAATCGTAAAAGTAGCGATTCAGGAGCAATAGTTGTAGGTGCAGGTGCCCCACCCCCAGGAACCCATGGTCGAAACCATGGGCCAGATAGATCTAGATTATTTTTTTCAAATTATGGTTCCATGTTCGATGCTCAAGGATGGGGAGATGAAGTAACAACAACTGGTGGAATTAATCAATCTCAAGGAGATTTACAAGGTGGTTCAAATGAAGATACATGGTATACAGATAAATTTAATGGCACTTCTAGCGCAGCTCCTATAATCGCAGGAACTATAGCATGTCTTCAGGGGATTCTATTGGCTAGAAATAAAGCACCTTTAACACCTAGAAATATGAGAAATCTACTTAGAAATACTGGTTCTTTACAACAAGATGCTTCAATGAGTCCGAAAACGCAACGAATAGGGAACAGACCAAACTTAGAGCAACTTATCCGTGCTCTTAAATAA
- a CDS encoding LTA synthase family protein, with protein MKQLLLKSKRVLSNHFGFFVFAVILLWLKTYAAYVTEFNLGISNTIQKFLLFFNPLSSAVLFLGLALFAKGKRAYIWLIIINLLMSILLYANVVYYRFFSDFITFPTLTQTNNFGDLGGSIFALLHLYDPLYFLDTIILIVLVATKFVNPKPIRVAKHKLSLVFVAGILFFSINLGLAEFDRPELLTRTFDRNYIVKYLGAYNYTIYDGIQSAKASTERALADGDSMTEVRNYLTSTYASPNPEYFGKGKGMNVIYIHLESFQNFLINYKLNGQEVTPFLNSFTKDANTLYFDNFFHQTGQGKTSDAEFMLENSMFGLPQGSVFTNKAHNTYQSAPAILGQQGYTSAVFHGNYKTFWNRDDIYKSFGFNKFFDASYYDMNEKDVVNYGLKDKPFFNESIPLLQTLKQPFYTKFITLSNHFPYPIDKAEATIEPAKTGDSSVDTYFQTARYLDESVKGFMDYLKQSGLYDNSIIVMYGDHYGISDNHSAAMSQIMGKEMNSFENAQLQRVPLIIRVPGMKGGVQHQYGGEIDVLPTLLHLLGTDTKNYVQFGSDLLSPEHKQVVAFRNGNYVSPTVTALYGKYYDTATGKPVEITDEIKQNEQMVQKSLKYSDQVVNGDLLRFYTPEGFTPVDRSKYNYNHRDKNKTKVKTTEDGETK; from the coding sequence ATGAAACAACTACTATTAAAGAGTAAGCGAGTGTTAAGCAATCACTTTGGATTTTTCGTGTTTGCCGTTATTTTATTATGGTTAAAAACATATGCAGCATATGTGACAGAATTTAATTTAGGGATATCAAACACAATCCAAAAGTTCTTACTGTTTTTCAACCCGTTAAGCTCAGCAGTTCTATTTTTAGGTCTTGCATTATTCGCAAAAGGGAAACGAGCTTACATTTGGTTAATTATTATTAATTTGTTAATGTCTATACTTTTATACGCAAACGTAGTATATTATCGCTTTTTCAGCGACTTTATTACGTTCCCGACATTAACACAAACGAATAACTTTGGAGATTTAGGTGGTAGTATTTTTGCATTGCTACACTTATATGATCCACTATATTTCTTAGATACAATCATTTTAATTGTTTTAGTCGCAACGAAATTTGTAAATCCTAAACCAATTCGTGTTGCGAAGCATAAATTATCTCTAGTATTTGTAGCAGGTATTTTATTCTTTAGTATTAACTTAGGACTTGCAGAATTTGACCGTCCTGAATTACTAACAAGAACATTTGACCGCAATTATATCGTGAAATATTTAGGGGCGTACAACTATACGATTTATGATGGCATTCAAAGTGCGAAAGCATCAACAGAACGCGCATTAGCAGATGGAGATAGTATGACAGAGGTTAGAAACTATCTTACATCAACTTATGCAAGTCCAAATCCTGAGTATTTTGGTAAAGGAAAAGGAATGAACGTAATTTATATTCATTTAGAGTCATTCCAAAACTTCTTAATTAATTACAAATTAAATGGTCAAGAAGTTACACCGTTCTTAAACTCATTTACAAAAGATGCGAATACGTTATACTTTGATAACTTCTTCCATCAAACAGGACAAGGTAAAACATCTGATGCGGAGTTCATGTTAGAGAACTCAATGTTTGGATTGCCACAAGGATCTGTTTTTACAAATAAAGCTCATAACACGTATCAATCAGCACCAGCTATTTTAGGTCAACAAGGATACACATCAGCAGTGTTCCACGGAAACTACAAAACGTTCTGGAATCGTGATGATATTTATAAATCATTTGGTTTTAATAAATTCTTTGATGCGTCATACTATGATATGAACGAAAAAGATGTAGTAAACTATGGCTTAAAAGATAAACCGTTCTTTAATGAATCAATTCCGTTATTACAAACGTTAAAACAACCGTTCTATACGAAGTTCATTACGCTATCGAACCATTTCCCTTATCCGATTGATAAAGCGGAAGCAACGATTGAACCAGCGAAAACAGGTGACTCTTCTGTAGATACGTATTTCCAAACAGCACGCTATTTAGATGAGTCTGTAAAAGGCTTCATGGATTACTTGAAACAATCTGGTTTATACGATAACTCAATTATCGTTATGTATGGTGACCATTACGGTATTTCAGATAATCATAGCGCAGCAATGTCTCAAATAATGGGTAAAGAAATGAACTCATTTGAAAATGCTCAATTACAACGTGTACCTCTAATCATTCGCGTACCAGGGATGAAAGGCGGCGTACAACATCAATACGGCGGAGAAATTGACGTGCTTCCAACGTTATTACACTTACTAGGTACAGATACGAAAAATTATGTCCAATTTGGCTCAGATTTATTATCACCAGAGCATAAACAAGTTGTTGCATTCCGTAACGGTAACTACGTAAGCCCAACAGTTACTGCACTGTACGGAAAATACTATGATACAGCGACAGGCAAACCTGTAGAAATAACAGATGAAATAAAACAAAATGAACAAATGGTTCAAAAATCACTAAAATACTCGGACCAAGTTGTTAATGGCGACTTATTACGATTTTACACACCGGAAGGATTTACCCCAGTAGATCGTTCTAAGTACAACTATAACCATCGTGATAAAAATAAAACGAAGGTGAAGACAACTGAAGACGGGGAAACGAAATAA
- a CDS encoding matrixin family metalloprotease, translating into MLTDNEIDAPKINTSSNIDKKVGISNKNTNNYWTEKNSKGEPVNDFKNFLQRFGYFEGKQNEATVRQMKLPRCGFPDLLEESANFAAQGNKWNKSDLTYKFVKFTSDLSEDEVRTAIATAFSLLGAVTPLTFTEATTNQADILISFVTGEHGDNNPFDGTGNGLAHAYFPPPNSGDLAGEGDAHFDDSEAWSVNLSSSGIDLVTVAAHEFGHSLGLSHSNVQGALMFPSYSGPHRSLHQDDKVGIQSIYGPNA; encoded by the coding sequence ATGCTTACAGATAATGAGATAGATGCACCTAAAATTAACACATCATCAAACATTGACAAGAAGGTAGGGATTTCCAATAAAAATACCAACAACTATTGGACTGAAAAAAATTCTAAAGGCGAACCGGTAAATGATTTTAAAAATTTTCTTCAGAGATTTGGCTACTTTGAAGGAAAACAGAATGAAGCTACAGTACGACAAATGAAACTACCACGATGTGGATTCCCTGATTTACTTGAAGAATCAGCAAACTTTGCTGCTCAAGGGAACAAATGGAATAAAAGTGATCTTACTTACAAATTTGTAAAATTCACTTCAGACTTATCAGAAGATGAAGTTCGTACAGCAATCGCTACTGCGTTCAGCCTTTTGGGTGCCGTAACTCCTTTAACTTTTACAGAAGCTACAACAAATCAAGCAGATATTTTAATTTCTTTTGTTACAGGTGAGCATGGTGATAATAATCCATTTGATGGTACAGGAAATGGATTAGCGCATGCCTATTTTCCGCCTCCTAACAGTGGGGATCTTGCAGGTGAAGGTGACGCACATTTTGATGACAGTGAAGCATGGTCGGTGAACTTATCTTCATCAGGTATTGATCTTGTGACTGTAGCTGCTCATGAATTTGGTCACTCTCTTGGTTTATCTCATTCTAACGTTCAGGGTGCACTGATGTTCCCAAGTTATAGTGGACCTCATAGATCGTTACATCAAGATGATAAGGTAGGAATCCAATCTATTTATGGTCCCAATGCCTAA
- a CDS encoding SRPBCC family protein, producing the protein MNNYSGITLTTVRNFDVAPEEIFEAWINPEMMKKCFFTLEETNKVTKNTPQVGGNWEIIDHRDGKDYRVIGEYIEMNRPEKLVFTFKMPQFNELEDTITVAIKKKQQGPEMVFLQNIIVPHEENWTKSDVEKALKEYHDGSEHGWNLMFMGLKELVETGEVSYKG; encoded by the coding sequence GTGAATAATTATTCAGGAATAACATTAACGACGGTAAGGAATTTTGATGTTGCACCTGAAGAAATTTTTGAAGCATGGATAAACCCCGAAATGATGAAGAAATGTTTTTTTACATTGGAAGAAACGAATAAAGTAACGAAAAATACTCCTCAAGTAGGCGGGAATTGGGAAATTATCGATCATCGTGATGGTAAAGATTATCGCGTGATTGGGGAATATATCGAAATGAATCGACCAGAAAAGTTAGTGTTTACATTTAAAATGCCACAATTTAATGAATTAGAAGATACAATTACAGTTGCAATTAAGAAGAAACAGCAAGGACCTGAAATGGTATTTTTACAAAATATTATCGTTCCTCATGAAGAAAATTGGACAAAATCCGATGTTGAAAAAGCGCTTAAAGAGTATCATGACGGATCTGAGCATGGATGGAATTTAATGTTTATGGGGTTAAAGGAATTAGTTGAAACAGGGGAAGTTAGCTATAAAGGATAA
- a CDS encoding YukJ family protein: MGLLNYGVLKGKVKQFQIDNDNKTPHMHVKIQGENTKTYTIIINVKSKKAPSEILYYAGENFNSEQITHLPDLEYGFTPIGDSNSNIALDYIRGNLLDPCTMVPLPVNAAGKDNDLKEKLELYMSRAQKPEVDIYAYGDKIPPGIHDVHMNQGNVEEFFEDDGIWQDGGVLLHFKNTNNWVAIFLAFQSQSWCTDDDGHATKPVEECNHKSGC, from the coding sequence ATGGGATTACTTAATTATGGTGTATTAAAGGGAAAAGTAAAACAATTTCAGATTGATAATGACAACAAAACCCCACACATGCATGTTAAAATTCAGGGTGAGAATACTAAGACATACACAATTATTATTAATGTTAAATCGAAAAAGGCCCCCTCAGAAATACTATATTATGCAGGAGAAAATTTCAATTCAGAACAAATAACACATCTTCCTGATTTAGAATATGGTTTTACACCTATCGGTGATTCAAATTCTAATATTGCACTTGACTATATTCGAGGAAATTTACTTGACCCTTGTACCATGGTACCACTGCCAGTAAATGCAGCTGGCAAAGATAACGATTTAAAAGAAAAATTAGAACTTTATATGTCAAGGGCTCAAAAACCCGAGGTTGATATTTACGCTTATGGAGATAAAATTCCTCCCGGAATTCATGATGTACATATGAATCAAGGAAATGTAGAGGAATTCTTTGAAGATGATGGAATTTGGCAAGATGGTGGAGTACTTCTACATTTTAAGAATACTAACAACTGGGTTGCAATCTTCTTAGCATTTCAATCTCAGTCTTGGTGTACGGATGATGATGGTCATGCTACTAAGCCTGTTGAGGAATGTAACCATAAAAGTGGTTGCTAA